One Bombus huntii isolate Logan2020A chromosome 12, iyBomHunt1.1, whole genome shotgun sequence DNA segment encodes these proteins:
- the LOC126871803 gene encoding peptide chain release factor 1, translating to MLFLIRGCSLNSYQYCRNFIAKTKLIESCYPVFLNLNKKANLSICQFCSKATLFVTNEHVRKYLDHLMNAYQNGDEKRGSISDILKIHEIPQLLNEKIKIIENIKDLNDLVPENEEMKDLIRKEDLAYARQMSQIDGKILDIILQKVDTENYDNVVMEIIPGVGGQEAMLFAKDLLVMYVNYFDHLGFSYETLEQFESDTGGLRRATLLITDNNAFKKLKYESGVHRVQRIPATEKSGRLHTSTAVVIITPEPKDVDIKIDEKDLIIESKKASGAGGQHVNTTDSAIRITHIPTGKVVTCQTNRSQIKNKQLALTKLKTILFEEQLDQQVSLINKIRKKQMGSRLRNEKIRTYNFNQDRITDHRISNGTMHNLREFMENGADLEILEDRLYKDMQPRTTLEIIEEMMNQFK from the exons ATGTTATTTCTAATAAGAGGATGCTCGCTTAATAGTTACCAGTACTGTAGAAATTTCATAGCTAAGACTAAACTGATCGAATCGTGTTATCCAGTGTTCCTTAACCTCAACAAAAAGGCTAATCTATCTATATGCCAATTTTGTTCGAAAGCGACTTTATTTGTAACTAATGAGCatgttagaaaatatttagatCATCTTATGAATGCGTATCAAAATGGTGATGAAAAACGAGGAAGTATTTCTGATATTCTTAAAATACACGAAATCCCCCAGTTGCTGAATGAGAAAATTAAGATAATTGAGAATATAAAGGATTTGAACGATCTTG TACCTGAGAATGAAGAAATGAAAGATCTTATAAGAAAAGAAGATTTAGCATATGCACGACAGATGTCACAGATTGACGGGAAAATTttagatattattttacaaaaagtAGATACTGAAAATTATGATAATGTTGTTATGGAGATAATACCAGGTGTAGGTGGTCAGGAAGCTATGTTGTTTGCTAAAGATTTATTAGTtatgtatgtaaattattttgatcaTTTAGGGTTTAGTTATGAGACATTGGAACAGTTTGAAAGTGACACGGGTGGGTTAAGGAGAGCTACTTTATTAATAACGGATAACAATGCTttcaagaaattaaaatatgaaagtgGTGTACATAGAGTACAAAGGATTCCAGCAACAGAGAAGTCTGGTCGTTTACATACCAGTACAGCTGTTGTAATAATCACACCAGAACCCAAGGATGTTGATATCAAGATAGATGAGAAAGATTTGATAATAGAATCAAAAAAAGCATCTGGAGCTGGAGGCCAACATGTAAATACTACAGATTCTGCAATTAGAATAACTCATATACCCACTGGTAAAGTTGTAACTTGCCAAACCAATAGGTCTcaaataaaaaacaaacagTTAGCACTAACAAAACTAAAAACTATATTGTTTGAGGAACAATTGGACCAACAGGTTTCccttattaataaaatacgtaaGAAACAAATGGGGTCGAGAttgagaaacgagaaaatcaGAACATATAACTTCAATCAAGATCGGATTACGGATCATAGAATATCAAATGGCACAATGCACAATTTAAGAGAATTTATGGAAAATGGAGCAGATCTGGAAATACTGGAGGATAGGCTCTACAAGGATATGCAACCGAGGACCACGCTGGAGATTATAGAggagatgatgaatcaatTCAAATAA